The DNA window CATCCCATGGTGGAAATCCAGAGCGCACCGGATGGGTGTACGGCACCGTCATTACTGCGGGTACCAGGGCGATCGTCCCAAAAGGGACGATGCTCGATCAACGCACCGGTGTCGATCGACCTGAGGTACAACCCGGCATCGCTGGCGATCAAATGTCGGTCGTCATCGACGCGAGCGGCGACTGTGGCGTGGAACGGAAGGTCATGGACGCGGAGTGGTGCATCATCGAGCCCCATCTCCAACAGCTTGCGCTCGAGGATGTCGAACCAGAACGCCGTGGCTCGCCCAGGGTGCCAGCTTGGCCCCTCACCAAGATGGCAAGCATGGTCGGAGAAGACGGAAACCTTCGACATACGCTCCTCCTGGTCAGTAGCGCTCTCCGCGTGCCAACGGATGCGACACTAGCTTCTCAGCTCCGGCCTGGCCAGCCCGAGGCGGTATAAGTCATACTAATTACCCAAATCTCTACCCTACTCGTAGGGCCAAGCTCGGAACAAATCGGTCGCCTCGGCCGCGGCGGTCAATGCCGCATGGCGTGGATAATCGGATAGCGCCACCACGTCCGGGATCATCTCGGCAATGAAAGTCCCTGCCACAGCGAGCGTAATGCCGGCCTCGCTCAAGGGCGTGGCCAACAACCAGTCGGCACCTAGGATGTCAGTTTCAATGGCGAAAAGGGCGGCCTTGAGCTGACCGGCGACCCGGTCGAGCCAGGGCTGATGCTGCTTCTCGGCCGGGCGGAGCTGCCGCTCATAAACGCTCTGGACCGCCTTCTCGCAGGCAGCAAGACCGAGTCCAGTAAGGCGGACATCAAGAGCGATCTGCCTTGGATCGGCCGGTCCCAGCCTTTTGCTGCCAGCGAGCGTCTTCAATGCGTAATCGATGATCAGCGTGGAATCGAGCAGCACCACCCCTTCGTCGGTGACCGCTGTCGGCGCCTTGACCACCGGATTGATCGCGGCGAATTCGCCATATTGGCGGAAAACCGACAGCGACTCGTGGGCAAAGGGAATATCAAGCGCAGCCAGCGTCAACGCGGTGCGGCGGACATAAGGCGAATCAAGCATGCCGATCAGGCGCATGGCAAACCCCAGAAGCGAAGCGGATCGTGATCCGCGCCAGTACCAGACCAGACTACCGCAAAAGCACGCCGGTTCGAAGCGGGTACGCGGAGCCGCGGTATATTGAGGGATGGTTTGAGGCGTGCTCGCGAAAAGCACCAGAGTTTTATTTGCCGGCCAGATTTTCCGGCCAGGCCGGCTGGTACTTGGGATCAGGCACCCGCGGCTTGCCACTCCCGCACCGGCAATGTCGGTGAAGCAACAGCCTCCGGCAATGAGGCAGGTCGGCCGAAATAATATCCCTGGAAGGTCTGGCAGCCCGCAGCCTTCATCAGAAGATACTGCTCCTCCGTCTCGACGCCTTCGGCCAGAACGCGCGTGCCGAGCGCGCGGGCAAGTTCGGTTATGGCGGTGACGAAGGTCATGTCGACATCGCTCGATCCGGCGGCGTGAACATAACTCTTGTCGATTTTCAGGCAGTCGAAGCGGAATTTCCGCAAGTATTGCAAGGAGGCGAAGCCCGAGCCGAAGTCGTCAAGGACGATCATTACGCCAGCCGCTCTCAATCCTTCGAGGTTGGCCCGCTCCACCGAGCCAAAATCAAGGAAGACTGTCTCGGTGATTTCCAGCACCAGACGACTGGCCGGCAGCCCCGCCGAGAGCAGTTCGCCAATCACGAAGGCCGCGAAGCCGGACTGCTTCAGCTGAATAGCCGACACGTTGATGCCGAACTGGTACTGTCCGTACCGAACGGCGTCGCGGATGACGCGGCGGATCACCCACTCCCCCACTTCCTCGATCAGCGTCGACTGTTCAGCGACCGAAATGAATTCCGCTGGTGGGATTGTGCCGCGCAACGGATGGTGCCAGCGGATCAGTGCCTCGAAAGCCGTCTGCTCGACCCCGTCAGCGGCAACAATCGGCTGATAGTGCATGTCGAGCTGGTTGAGATAGATGGCAGCGCGCAGTTCCCGGGTGAGCAACCGGGTATAGCGGTCATCCACCAGCATGCGAGCGTTGTAAGACAACACCGTACCCCGCGCCTGCTTTGCCTTGTAGAGGGCGAGGTCGGCGAGGTTGACCAGCTCAAGAGCGATGTGCGTGTCGTCAGGCGCCATGGCAATGCCAGCCGTCGCCGACAGGCGCATGGTACGGCCATTGATCTGCACCGGATGGCGCAGCCGCTCGAGAAGAGCCTTCACCGCTTGAACGACCTCGCCACGCGAGGCGCAATCGGTGAGGAGCAGGGCGAACTCATCGCCTCCGAGCCGGCCGATAACGGCCCCTGGCAACTCGTCGTGGCAGATGCGAACCAACTGGGCAAGCGCCTCGTCGCCGGCGGCGTGCCCGAAAGTATCGTTGAGAGCCTTGAGGTGGTCGAGATCCAGCATCACGTAGGCGGACCTTCGATCCCCGGCGATCTGGACACGTCGACGCAGCTCATCAAGAAAATCAGCACGTGTCAGCGCTGAAGTGACGGGATCGATCCGAGCCGAGCTTTTGGTATGCTCTTCGCCTTGCATCAAGGCGAGGCTCTTTTGCACCAACAGGAAGCCGATCACGACGATCAACTGAAGGAGCAGCGTTTCGGAAACGAGACCTGCCAATAAGCCAGATTGCCAAGCAAGTGGCAGCGCACCGTGGCGAATGAACATCAATGCCAGCGCTATGGCGAGGCAGGATGCAGCAAGTGTACCGACAAGCAACGAAACGCGCCGACTGACGCTCAGTGCGGTCTGAAGTTGTTTTCCGAGCGCCATCCTTCACCTTTATGCCTAGGCAGATTTACTCCCTTCTTATGAATTTTTCGCAAATTCTGAGGCGAGTTTTTGAAATGACAGAGCAAAAAGAGGTTTTAATTTCCAGGCTTCGCATGACAGGTCGGCAGTCATAAAAACAGGACGGCCCCACCACCGGATGGGGCCGTCCGTGCCGTGGAACGTCGCTTCCACAAGGAAGCCGGCGCGTCCTATGTAATTTGGATCGTCACGTCAGGCCGCCCTGAGGGCAGCCTGATT is part of the Pleomorphomonas sp. PLEO genome and encodes:
- a CDS encoding glutathione S-transferase, which produces MRLIGMLDSPYVRRTALTLAALDIPFAHESLSVFRQYGEFAAINPVVKAPTAVTDEGVVLLDSTLIIDYALKTLAGSKRLGPADPRQIALDVRLTGLGLAACEKAVQSVYERQLRPAEKQHQPWLDRVAGQLKAALFAIETDILGADWLLATPLSEAGITLAVAGTFIAEMIPDVVALSDYPRHAALTAAAEATDLFRAWPYE
- a CDS encoding putative bifunctional diguanylate cyclase/phosphodiesterase yields the protein MALGKQLQTALSVSRRVSLLVGTLAASCLAIALALMFIRHGALPLAWQSGLLAGLVSETLLLQLIVVIGFLLVQKSLALMQGEEHTKSSARIDPVTSALTRADFLDELRRRVQIAGDRRSAYVMLDLDHLKALNDTFGHAAGDEALAQLVRICHDELPGAVIGRLGGDEFALLLTDCASRGEVVQAVKALLERLRHPVQINGRTMRLSATAGIAMAPDDTHIALELVNLADLALYKAKQARGTVLSYNARMLVDDRYTRLLTRELRAAIYLNQLDMHYQPIVAADGVEQTAFEALIRWHHPLRGTIPPAEFISVAEQSTLIEEVGEWVIRRVIRDAVRYGQYQFGINVSAIQLKQSGFAAFVIGELLSAGLPASRLVLEITETVFLDFGSVERANLEGLRAAGVMIVLDDFGSGFASLQYLRKFRFDCLKIDKSYVHAAGSSDVDMTFVTAITELARALGTRVLAEGVETEEQYLLMKAAGCQTFQGYYFGRPASLPEAVASPTLPVREWQAAGA